Sequence from the Thermocaproicibacter melissae genome:
GAATTCAAATGGCAAGTGCTTACATCGGCAGTACTTTTATGCCGCCGCTCTTTGGAGCGATTGCCAGTTACAGCAACATCCGGGTTTACCCGCTTTATCTGCTGTTCTTCTTGGTTCTTATGCTTGTAATGTCAGAACTTCTAAACAGAACGGTAGCAAAGAATCCAGTGACTGAGAATTAATTTGGAAAGACGAAAGCGCAGCACGTTTGTGCTGCGCTTTTATGCGTTTATGGTTTTACCTTTCGAGACTTCCTTTCCATTTTGTAATTCCGCCAATATCTACGACGTTTTCATACCCAAGGCGCTGAAACAAATCCGCGGCCTTAGCGCTTCTCACTCCGCTCCGGCAGTAAACGTATATCTTGGTCTTTTTATCTGGAACGAGCTGCACAATGTTCTGTGCATGGTCAAGAGGCAGCAAGGCGCTGCCCGGAATATGCCCGGTCTGATACTCCTCCGGAGTTCGGACATCAATCAGGCGGGCATTCGGATCGTTTTTCATCTCTTTTACTGCTTCATTAATTTCCATCGTTTCTTTTCCTGCACGAAACATTTCCATCATCTCCATGACTTTAAAATTTATGCTCTCCACAATAACGTTATCTCCCAGCCGATTCATTCACATTCCGTGCAGATATAATCACGAACGGATTTTTCATGAACAGCGGTTTCATACAGCCGATAACCGCCGGCAAGATTTCTGCAGTCATAACCGTATCCGGTCAGAATCCGGCAGGCGATGTAGCTGCGCAGACCGCTGTGGCAGTGGACATAAACCGGTTTATCCCGTGGAATCTCATTCAGGCGCTCACGCAGATTGTTCAGCGGGATATTGACAAAACCCTCAATTTTACCACGGGCAACCTCCGTTTTAGTACGCACATCCAGAAGAAACACACTGCCGTCACGAGGCAGGCTGTCAACTTCATCCCAGAAAAATTGTTTGACCTTCCCCGTGATTACATTTTCGGCTACAAATCCTATCATATTGACCGGATCCTTTGCGCTTCCAAACGGCGGCGCATAGCAGAGTTCCAAATCCTTCAGGTCGGTTACTTTTGCTCCAAAACGAATCGCCGTGGCCAAAACATCCATACGCTTGTCAACTCCGTCATAGCCGACAATCTGCGCGCCAAGCAATTTGTGCGTCGTTTTCTCCCACAACACCTTAATGGACATGTGTGTTGCGCCGGGGTAATAGTCCGCGTGGGACACAGAATATAGGTAGGTTTTGTCATAATCAATCGCTGCTGCTTTTGCCGCCAACTCATTTAGGCCGGTCGAAGCAACCGTCATGTCAAAAATCTTTAGAATTGCTGAACCCTGTGTGCCGGTGTACCTGCTGTTTATTCCGCAGATGTTGTCGGCAGCGATTCTCCCCTGCTTATTTGCAGGGCCGGCAAGCGGAATGAAAGCTGGTGCATTTGTAATAAAGTTTTTCACCTGCACCGCATCGCCGACCGCGTAAATGTCTGGGATACTCGTCTGCATGTTTTCATTGACTAGAATCGCACCGCGCTGGTCTGTTTCAATTCCGCAGTCTTTTGCCAGTCCGGTATCCGGCCTCACGCCGACTGCCAAAATCACCATGTCGGTTTTGATTTCACCGTTCTGGAGCTTGACAACGAGGGACCCGTCTTCGGCGATTTCACGCAGTCCGTTTCCAAGAATCAGGCAGATTCCCTTTTTCCGAAGATATTGGTGCACATCTGCGGCCATGTCATAGTCCAGCGATGTAATCAAATGGTCGGCAAGTTCGACTATCGTCACCTTGATTCCTGCATTAGCAAGATTCTCGGCCATTTCAACGCCGATATATCCCCCGCCGATAATGACGGCGTTTTTCGGGTTGTTCTTAGCGATAAAGTCCTTGATCTTTTCGGTATCCGGAATATTTCTCAGGGTAAACACCCGCTCATTTTCAATTCCCTTCACCGGTGGCCGAACGGGTTCTGCACCGGGAGAAAGAATGAGCTTATCATAATTTTCTTCGTAGACCTTACCCGTTTCCACAGCGCGCACCGTTACC
This genomic interval carries:
- a CDS encoding rhodanese-like domain-containing protein is translated as MFRAGKETMEINEAVKEMKNDPNARLIDVRTPEEYQTGHIPGSALLPLDHAQNIVQLVPDKKTKIYVYCRSGVRSAKAADLFQRLGYENVVDIGGITKWKGSLER
- a CDS encoding FAD-dependent oxidoreductase, whose translation is MKTVIIGGVAGGASAAARLRRLDEKAEIVILERGPFVSFANCGLPYYIGGTITEKSDLTLQSPESLRARFNIDVRVKHEAVKINPARKTVTVRAVETGKVYEENYDKLILSPGAEPVRPPVKGIENERVFTLRNIPDTEKIKDFIAKNNPKNAVIIGGGYIGVEMAENLANAGIKVTIVELADHLITSLDYDMAADVHQYLRKKGICLILGNGLREIAEDGSLVVKLQNGEIKTDMVILAVGVRPDTGLAKDCGIETDQRGAILVNENMQTSIPDIYAVGDAVQVKNFITNAPAFIPLAGPANKQGRIAADNICGINSRYTGTQGSAILKIFDMTVASTGLNELAAKAAAIDYDKTYLYSVSHADYYPGATHMSIKVLWEKTTHKLLGAQIVGYDGVDKRMDVLATAIRFGAKVTDLKDLELCYAPPFGSAKDPVNMIGFVAENVITGKVKQFFWDEVDSLPRDGSVFLLDVRTKTEVARGKIEGFVNIPLNNLRERLNEIPRDKPVYVHCHSGLRSYIACRILTGYGYDCRNLAGGYRLYETAVHEKSVRDYICTECE